The region TTATTATTCTATCGAACGTGGTGTTGTAAAAGCTGTGGATGGAGTAAGTTTAACCATCAATAAAGAGGAAATATTCGGTATTGTAGGTTTAAGCGGTTCTGGTAAAACAACCACTACCCGTATGTTAATGGGATTAACCGAGCCAAGTAGCGGTGATATTAAAATCAAACTTGGTGATGAATGGATTGACATGACTAAGGTAGGTCCTCTTAACCGTGGCCGTATCATGCCTTATATTGGTTTATTACACCAGGAATATTCATTATATCCTCACAGGACTATCCTAGGTAACTTGACTGATGCAATTAGTTTGAACTTACCTGCTGAATTTGGTAAGATTAAAGCTATTCATGCATTAACCACAGTAGGATTTACTGATGATATGGCAGTTAGCATTCTTGATAAATATCCTGACCAGCTAAGTGTTGGAGAAAAACATAGGGTTGCTCTTGCGCAGGTTTTAATTAAAGAACCTAATCTCATCGTGTTAGATGAGCCAACAGGTACTATGGATCCTGTTACTCGTGTTGTTGTAACAGATTCTATCTTAAAAGCGCGTGAAGAATTGGAGCAAACATTCATTATCATTTCTCACGACATGGACTTTGTTTTGGATGTCTGTGACAGGGCTGCTTTGATGAGGGGAGGCAAACTCCTAGACATAGGCACTCCTGAAGAAATAGTTGAAAAATTAACTGTAGATGAAAAAGAAGACATGCTTAAAAGAGAGTAGATAATTCTTCTTATTCATTTAATATTTTTTTTATCTTTTTCCAATCTGGACAATATTGGTCCATTAATTTTTTAAATTTTTTTCCATGATTAAATTCTATTAGATGACATAGTTCATGTATAATAACATATTCAAGACATATTGGGTCTTTTTTTGCCAAATTTAGATTTAATGTAATTTTTTTATCCTGATATCTGCAATTTCCCCAATTTTTCATATTTCTTATCTTTACTTCAGAAGGCGCTTTTCCAACAATTTTCATGCATTTTTCTAAAATAGGGGGAATTGCTATTTTCATTTGGCTTCTATAGAATTCGGTCAGAATCTGCTTTCTTTTCTCTATTGTACTTCTTTTTGGGACAGGTAAATATATTACGGATTTGTTTTCATCGGCGAATGCATTTTTTACAGCTTCATTTGAAATTAGTTGCATTTGATATTCTTTTCCCCACAGATAATGCTTTTCACCATTTTTATATTTTAGGGGACCTTGTATATTGTTATCCTGAATTAGCTTTTGTTTTTTCAAAATCCAATCTTTCCTTGCTTTGATGAAGTTTTCAATTTCTTCATCAGATACAAATGACGGC is a window of Methanobrevibacter sp. DNA encoding:
- a CDS encoding M48 family metallopeptidase, coding for MKKETKIIENIAIILHRKNIKNMYIRILPPDGEVRVSAPSFVSDEEIENFIKARKDWILKKQKLIQDNNIQGPLKYKNGEKHYLWGKEYQMQLISNEAVKNAFADENKSVIYLPVPKRSTIEKRKQILTEFYRSQMKIAIPPILEKCMKIVGKAPSEVKIRNMKNWGNCRYQDKKITLNLNLAKKDPICLEYVIIHELCHLIEFNHGKKFKKLMDQYCPDWKKIKKILNE